AAACCAGACCATCACTTCGTTCGGAGCGCGCCACATTCCGTGAGAATGGTTGGCTCTTCTGATGGACCGCACAGCGGATCCTACAAAAGGCGACCTTAGCCATCGGTATCGAGCTTCGCGATATCGGGCGAGATCTCTTCCAACTCCATTCGCAAGAATCGCTTCACCTGGTTGGTTGTTTTCATTTGCAGCGCGCGAGCCAATAGCGACTCGGCTCGTTCGATAGTAATCTGTGAGGCAAGTTGTTTGATCGTCGGCACAAACGCAGGGCTCATGCTGAAACTGCGGAGCCCCATTCCTAGCAGCAGGATGAATGCGCGCGGTTGGCCCGCCATCTCACCGCACAGGGTAACGGGAACGCGGGCCATGTTGCAGGCGCGGATGACGTCATTCAGCGTATGCACGACCGCCGGCGCGAGCGGTTGGCACAGGTTGCTGACCTTCGGGTTGTCACGATCGGCGGCCATGAGATATTGGACCAGGTCGTTGGAGCCGATCGAGACGAAGTCGACCAGATCGAGCATCGAACGGATCACGACTGCGGCGGCGGGAACTTCGAGCATCATGCCAACTTTGACGTCCGAGAACGGCTTTTTCTCTTCGGTCAGACGGCGTTGAGCGCGGCGCACGAAGCTGCGGATTTTGCGGAGTTCCTCGACCGTCGTGATCATTGGGAACATCATACGGACTTCGCTTCCTTCGATGTCGACGCCTGATTGCAGGATCGCTCGAATTTGTGACATGAAGAACTCGGGATGCTCAAACGAAAGTCGAACGCTGCGCCACCCCATAAACGGGTTCGCCTCGTTGTGGTTGTGACCGAGATAAGCGACGGTTTTGTCGCCGCCAATGTCGAGCGTACGAATCGTCACGCTGCGGTTGGGACTGGCGTTAATGACCTGACGATAGATGCCGATCTGCTCCGCTTCGTCCGGAACGTTCTCGTGCGTCAGATAGAGGTATTCCGTTCGATAGAGGCCGACTCCGCCGGCGCCCATCGCCGAGGCCGCTTCGGCGTCTTGCGCGTTGTTGATGTTGGCCATCAACTCGATATCTTGACCACAAGCGGTGCACGCCGGCAAATCACGATTGGCGGCCAGCTGATCCTTCAGGTCAAAGAATTCGCGTTCCAACTTGCGATAGGCCGACAACTCTTCCGCTTCGGGATTAACGACAACGATCCCTTCGCCGCCGTTGACGACGATTGTGTCGCCTGTTTTGACCCGGGCCGCGATCCCGGGTACTCCAGAGACCGCCGGAATGCCGCGACTACGAGCGATGATCGCGGCGTGGCTCGTCTGACTGCCGCGCTCGGTCACGATCCCGTGAACGTCAGCGTCTCCCAGCGCGACCGCTTGGGAGGGAAGCAATTCGTCAGCAACGACGATCAGGGGCCCCTTTAAACAGCCGTCTCCCCCATCGGGATCGTTAAGGACATCGGTCAGATAGGCGCTCAGGCGGACGATGACATCGCGGATGTCATTCAGTCGCTCCTGTAGGTAGGGATCCCCCATCCGGGAAAAAAGTTGCGTGTATTCATCGAGGAGTCGATGGAGAGCGCCTTGGGCGGTCATTCGCTCGTCAACGATCCACTGTCGGATTTTGTTGGTGAAGGCGGGATCGCGCAGTATCGTGCGATGAGCGGCGAAAATCGCTGCTTCGTCTTTGCCTACTTGGCTTTCGACCTTCGACTGCAACGCGCTCAGATCCGAGGAGGTTTGGTCTCTGGCCGTCTCGTAGCGCGCGAGTTCCTGGGTGATCTCGTGGGGATCTAATTTCGTCTTTTCCGGATTCACGAAAATTTCGAGAATGCAGTAGGCGGTGCCGACTGCGACTCCGGGGGAGACTGCTATCCCCTTATGTAGGTCTGACAAGGTCGAAAAATCCGCCGTTAACGTGGGGTTTGGAAGCGATACATCCGCTCGCGATTATAGTAGGGATTCGACCTGGACATACCCTAAGGCCACATTTTCCCGTCTGTTGATACGAAGCGAATTGGAGTAAAGTTTGCATAGCCGCGAACTGCTAAATGGCGCTCTTTAACCAGCTTGTGACGTTTTTTCAGCGTGGCTATACTAGTGAGCTTTGACTTTCGGACCTAGTTAACACTAGGGATTAGGTAGAATTTTGGGACGCCGGCATGCGATTCACCCTGATTGATCGAATCACCGATCTGGTTCCGGGGGAGCGAATTATGGCGACCAAATGCCTTTCGCTCGCCGAAGAATATTTAGAGGATCACTTTCCCAAGTTCCCGGTTATGCCGGGCGTATTGATGCTGGAAGCGATGACGCAAACCAGCGCTTGGCTGATCCGTGCTTCGGAGGATTTCGCGCATAGCGTGGTCATTCTGCAGGAAGCGCGCAACGTCAAATACGCTGACTTTGTCGAACCGGGGGAAGTACTGACGGTTACCGCCGATTGGGTCAAGCAAGAAGGAAGCCTGACCTCGCTGAAGGTAAAAGGAACCGTGGCCGGCAACATGGCGGTCAGCGCAAAATTGGTGTTGCAGCGCTATAACCTGGGTGGGGATGAGTTGACTCCCACCGATCGGTTTGCAATCGGCAAGTTAAAAGAAGATTTCAACTTACTGTATCCTGAAGGCGGCCGCGCTTAGCCGGCTTGCTTAAGAAAGCCGCGGTGCGGCAAGCGACGATCTCACTCACCTTGGGTGAGAAGCCATATATTTCCTGGTTCAGCTTTGGAGAACGCATTCAGATGCCGACGGAACAAGAAGTCTTCGAGAAGGTTCGCGAGGCCTTAGTCGACGCCCTGGGAGTTGACGAAGATGAAGTAACTCCGGAAGCGACGATGGTCGGCGACCTCGGCGCGGAATCCATTGACTTCCTCGATATCGTCTTCCGACTAGAGAAGGCCTTTAGCATCGAGATTCCTCGGGCGGAATTGTTCCCCGAAGATATCTTGACGAACGCCGAATACGTCAACGACGGAAAAGTCACTCCTGAGGGACTTTCTGAATTGAAAAAGCGGATGGCCTTCGCCGACCTGTCGAAGTTTGAACAAAACCCGCAGGTATCGGAATTCGGTAACTTGCTGACGGTGAACGACATGTGCAAATATGTCGAGAGCAAGTTAGCTGCGTAACGAGTCGTTGATCTTTGTGCTGATCGCAATCGGCGATCAGCGCGAAGGTCCGCTTGGAAGGGATCGGGAATGCGTTGGTATTGGGTTGATCAGTTCCTCGAATTCGAGAGCGGAAAATCGGCCAAATCGATCAAATCGATTTCGCTTGCCGAAGAACATCTGCATGACCACTTCCAAGGCATTCCTATCATGCCCCACTCGTTGGTCATTGAGGGGATCGCCCAAACCGGCGGACTTCTAGTCGCCCAGTACTATGATTTTCGAGAACGCGTCATTCTGGCGAAAGTGTCGAAAGCGATCTTCCACTTTGCTGCAGTCCCCGGCACGCAACTGATTTACTCGGTCGAGGCGCATGATATCCGCGAAGATGGCGCCTATATCTCGGCGACCAGCCACTGTGGAGAGCGATTGCATGCCGAGGTCGAATTGTTCTTTGCTCATCTGGACGAGCAAGACAATGACCGAGAACTGTTTGATACCGCCGATTTGCTGCAACTGCTGCGACTTTATCGGCTCTTCGACATCGGCAGAAAACCGGACGGATCGCCGATCCAACCGCCGCAATACATGCTGGATGCGGAAGCGGCCTCCTTAGGTCGAAATTAGCCGCGCTCGGTGCTCGATCGGGCCGATAATATGAAGACGGAGCGGACTGGCCTGTATCTTTTGACGGCTTGTCTGCGTCTAATAATCGGTAATGTCCGCTTAGTTTCTCTTGTTTGGAGCTCCAGTCGTCATGAGTCGACGAGTCGTCATCACTGGAATCGGTATGATCAATCCGATGGGGCACGACGTCGAGACCGTCTGGTCTGGCCTGAAAGAATCGAAGTCGGGCGTCGCCCGGACGACGGTTTTTGACGCTTCTAACTTTCCCACGAAAATCTCGGCCGAAGTGCGCGGTTGGAGCATCGACAAATGCGGTGAAGATCTCGATCGCTGGGAGAACATTGGTCGCCATACAAAATTTGCGATCGGCGCCGCCAAGCAGGCGGTTTCCGACTCCGGCGTGATGGACGGTTCGCTCGATCCGACGCGATTGGGGGTTTATCTCGGCTGTGGAGAAGGGGATCAGGACTTTTTCGCCTTCACCACGATGGTGACCGCCGCGATGTCTGTCGAAGGTGAATTCGACAAAGCCGCTTTCATTCGCAAAGGATTGGAAACGCTCAATCCTCGCCGCGAACTAGAGCAAGAGCCGAGCATGCCCAGCGCCCACTTAGCGTCGCTGTTCAACGCTCAAGGCCCGAACGCGAACTGCTTGACCGCTTGTGCTGCTAGCAGTCAGGCGATCGGCGAAGCGACCGAACTGATTCGACGTGGGACCGTAGATGTAATGCTTTCTGGCGGCGCTCACAGCATGATTCACCCGTTTGGCG
The nucleotide sequence above comes from Blastopirellula sp. J2-11. Encoded proteins:
- a CDS encoding acyl carrier protein, whose product is MPTEQEVFEKVREALVDALGVDEDEVTPEATMVGDLGAESIDFLDIVFRLEKAFSIEIPRAELFPEDILTNAEYVNDGKVTPEGLSELKKRMAFADLSKFEQNPQVSEFGNLLTVNDMCKYVESKLAA
- a CDS encoding beta-hydroxyacyl-ACP dehydratase, with translation MRWYWVDQFLEFESGKSAKSIKSISLAEEHLHDHFQGIPIMPHSLVIEGIAQTGGLLVAQYYDFRERVILAKVSKAIFHFAAVPGTQLIYSVEAHDIREDGAYISATSHCGERLHAEVELFFAHLDEQDNDRELFDTADLLQLLRLYRLFDIGRKPDGSPIQPPQYMLDAEAASLGRN
- a CDS encoding 3-hydroxyacyl-ACP dehydratase FabZ family protein, whose translation is MRFTLIDRITDLVPGERIMATKCLSLAEEYLEDHFPKFPVMPGVLMLEAMTQTSAWLIRASEDFAHSVVILQEARNVKYADFVEPGEVLTVTADWVKQEGSLTSLKVKGTVAGNMAVSAKLVLQRYNLGGDELTPTDRFAIGKLKEDFNLLYPEGGRA
- the ptsP gene encoding phosphoenolpyruvate--protein phosphotransferase, with the protein product MSDLHKGIAVSPGVAVGTAYCILEIFVNPEKTKLDPHEITQELARYETARDQTSSDLSALQSKVESQVGKDEAAIFAAHRTILRDPAFTNKIRQWIVDERMTAQGALHRLLDEYTQLFSRMGDPYLQERLNDIRDVIVRLSAYLTDVLNDPDGGDGCLKGPLIVVADELLPSQAVALGDADVHGIVTERGSQTSHAAIIARSRGIPAVSGVPGIAARVKTGDTIVVNGGEGIVVVNPEAEELSAYRKLEREFFDLKDQLAANRDLPACTACGQDIELMANINNAQDAEAASAMGAGGVGLYRTEYLYLTHENVPDEAEQIGIYRQVINASPNRSVTIRTLDIGGDKTVAYLGHNHNEANPFMGWRSVRLSFEHPEFFMSQIRAILQSGVDIEGSEVRMMFPMITTVEELRKIRSFVRRAQRRLTEEKKPFSDVKVGMMLEVPAAAVVIRSMLDLVDFVSIGSNDLVQYLMAADRDNPKVSNLCQPLAPAVVHTLNDVIRACNMARVPVTLCGEMAGQPRAFILLLGMGLRSFSMSPAFVPTIKQLASQITIERAESLLARALQMKTTNQVKRFLRMELEEISPDIAKLDTDG